Within the Deltaproteobacteria bacterium genome, the region CCGTACAAGAAAAAGAAAAAGACCAAAGCGACACTCGCACGCGAAGCAGGGCTCGAGCCCTTGGCAGACTGGATTTGGAAGATTGGTCACATGGAGGTTACTCCAGAGGTCACTCTTGAAATCAAAGCGAAAGACTTCCTCAACATTCCAGCGGGAATCGCGACGTACGATCTAGCACTTAAGGGCGCACAGGATATCGTGGTTGAGAAACTTTCGAATGATCCGGTTTTGCGTGAACGCATTCGTGCGAACTTCTTCGACCATGGGAAGATCGTTTCGAAGAAAGCAAAAGGCTTTAAGCCGCACTCGAAATACGAAATGTACGCTGAGTTTGCGGAGCCGGTGAAAAGCTTGGCCGAGAAAAAAGCCTCTCACCGATACTTGGCGATGCGCCGTGGATGGGCAGAAGAAGAGCTGACTGTTGGTGTTGAAGGCGATGAAGCTGGAAACCTTCAGGCGTTTGAGCGTTCGACGTATACACCGGCCGCCGATAAAGCGGTCGCGACGAATGCTGAAATTGGCAAAGTGATCGAATTTTTAAAGACGTGCGCAAAGCTTGCGTACACCGTTCACGTTCATCCTTCGATTTCAAACGAAGTGCACCGCGTGTTGAAAGACAATGCCGACAAAGATGCGATCACAGTTTTCGCTGAAAACGTGCGCAAGGTCTTACTTGGTAGTCCATTTGGACCAAAGTGCGTTTTAGGAATCGATCCAGGTCTGCGCACGGGTTGCAAAGTAGCTTTGATCGATAAGCAGGGTAATTTCATTTCGAACACCGTGCTTCAGATCTTGGGCGAAGGTGCGCACGAAAAAGCGAAAGCTCTTTTTGCAGAAGTGACGATGCAGATTTCCATTGATGCGATTGCCGTTGGTAACGGAACGGGCGGTCGCGAAGCAGAGACGTTCATTCGTAAAGTGCTAAAGGAAATCGGCGTGGAAACGCCAGTGATTTTGGTCAGCGAATCTGGAGCGTCGGTTTACTCGGCAAGTGATGTAGCTCGAGAAGAGTTCCCAGAATTGGATCTGACGGTTCGTGGAGCGATTTCGATTGCTCGTCGTCTTCAGGATCCACTGGCTGAACTTGTAAAAGTAGATCCTAAGAGTATTGGTGTCGGTCAGTATCAGCACGATGTTTCGCAAACGGCTTTGAAAAAGTCGCTGGGCGAAGTGGTTGAATCTTGTGTGAACGGTGTGGGTGTTGATTTGAACACGGCGTCGGCACCGCTCCTTTCCTACGTCGCTGGTATCGGACCAGCGTTGGCAAAGTCGATTGTTGAGCAGCGAAAGACGTCTGGTCTATTTGCTGATCGCGATCAATTGATGAAAGTGCCTCGCTTTAGCGCCAAAGTTTACGAGCAGTGTGCGGGCTTCCTAAGAATTCCGACAGGTAAACATCCGCTTGATGCGACCGGTGTTCACCCTGAGCGTTACGCCGCTGTTCGCGATATGGCGGCAGAGCTTGGCGTACCGGTTACCGGTCTTTTGGGTGATGGCGCAAAGAAGCTTCTTTCGCTTCGTGAGAAGTGGTCGAAGATCATCGGTGAATTCACATTTGACGACATTGCTCGCGAACTTGAAAAGCCAGGTCGCGATCCGCGTGATCCGTTTAAGGTCTTTGCTTTCCGCGATGATATTTTTGAAGTGAAAGATCTTAAAGAGGGCATGATCTGCCCAGGGATCGTCACGAACGTAACTAACTTTGGTGCGTTCGTTGATATCGGTGTTCACCAAGATGGCCTGGTTCATATTTCGGAACTCTCTACGAAGTTCGTAGATGATCCGCGCAAGGTTGCAAACCCTGGCGATCAAGTGACAATCAGGGTCTTAGGTGTAGACATGGAAAAGACTCAGATCTCTTTGTCCATGATCTTAGAGGCCGACTCTCCTCGCGAACGTGCGCCTCGCGAACAACGTGTACCTCGTGCGGAAGCCGGGCGCGGCGGTGGTCGCGGTGCAAAGCGCGAAGCTCCGGCTGCACCCGCTCCAACTCCGACTCCGGGACCTCGTGTAGGTGGACCGCAGCCGCGTGCGGCGGGCGATCAGACAAGAGACGGTGCGCGCGATAGCGGATCACGTCCGACTCCGCGTGGCCCAGGTCCGATTCAGCCAGCTGGTTCTGGCGGTGGTGACTCTGGTGGTAGTGGACTTGGTCGTGAGAGGGGTGGGCGTGTTGCTCATATTGGCTCGAACACAAGTGGTCCTCGGCAGCAGGGTGGCGGACCTCGCGGTGGTCAGCCGTTCAACAATCCGTTCGCAGCTTTGTTGAATAACGATTCGAAGTCGAATCAAAAGCGGTAGAAAAGGGCGATTGTTATGAAGGCACTTTTGGCGGTCGCGGTTCTTCTGCTAAGCGCATGCGGAACCGGATCGCAGTTTAAGTGGGAAGAGTCTGGGGCTAGCAAAGCCATTCGTCGCCCGATTGAAGAAAATCTCGGTTTGTTCAAACTTTGCCTCGAGGATGAGCGCAAACGAAATCCCGATTTCGAAGGCGATCTCACGATGGATTGGCAGATCGATGACCAAGGGATAGCTAGCAAAGCCATGCGACGGCTAGGCTCTATAAGGGACGGTGATTTTGTTCGTTGTGTTGGCGAAAAGATTGAGGCGATAAAATTTTCTCCGGCCGAACCCGGTAAGACTTTATCTGTGACCTATCCCTTCCAGTTTCAGAGAAAATCCAATTGAAAACGATTCTTGTGGCGGTCGCGGTATTCTTGCTAAGCGCGTGTGGAACTGGACCGCTGATTAAATCGTCAGAAGAGTCTGACAAGGCTAAAGGCATTCGATTAGCAATTCGAGAAAATGTAAGGCTGATACAGGCTTGTTATGAGGCTGAGCTCAAACAAGATGCCGGATTTTCTGGTGAACTCACTATGGAATGGGACATCGACGACAAAGGTGTCGCCTCTAACGTTAATCGAAAGTCTGGCTCGATTATCAAAGAGTCTATGGTCCGCTGTGTCGCTAAGCAGATAGAAGGAATTGAGTTTTCTCCTTCAGAGCCAGGCAATGTCACAACCGTGAGTTATCCATTTAAATTCTTGCAGTAACCATCTGAAGTTCACTTTTTTAGCTCAAGCAATCGATCGACGATTTGCACAAAGCCTTTGCCGCCTTCTCTTTGAGCGACAAAGGCTGGTTTTGACTTAAGGCGGTCGGTAAACTTCGTGATGTTCGCAACTGCGAAGGAGCTTTGAAACGCGCCAAACATGGGTTCGTCGTTAGGCGAATCGCCGCAGAAAGCGATGCCGTTCTGGCCGGAATCGAACGCGAAACCAAGTTCGCGGCTGCAGTATTCTTTTGTCATCGAAAGCTTGTCGTAGCTGCCGAACCAGCCATTCACGTGTATGGAACTTACCTTGGCCACTGCGCCATGCTTTTCGAAAATGGAAACGATCTGATTGATGTCACTGTCAGGCAATGGGCCGACATCTTCGGCGAAATCGACGGCAAGATCCATCAGTCGAGAAAACTGATCGCTGGCGATGGCACAGCCACGCACATTGCGCAGCACTTCATATTTTATTAGCTCAAGTTTTTCGCGATTCGCCTTCATCGTGGCTTCGTTGAAAACAAAGTGCCGCTTCATTTTTCGGTCGTGGTAGCGAAAATAAAAACCACCATTTTCGCCGATGATGCCGTGGACCGGCCAAAATCGGGCGATCATTTCGCACCAACCGGCTGGACGTCCAGTGACAGGAACCACGCGAATTCCATTTTCGTGAAGGCGCCACAGGCTTTCGTAGGCGGCAGCGTGTAGCTGACCTTCGTCGGTGATGGTGTCGTCAATATCAGTGAAAACAGTGTGAACTTCGGAGTTGGTGAAGGATGCAAGCGGTTTCATCATCCCTCTATCGGACCAGGTCGTGCCGCGGCGTTCAAGATGCAATTCTGAAAATTCCCTTGCCCTGGCATGGTCGTTCGCTCCACTTTAGGTGAAGTGGATGCAGTTCATCGCAGCGCGCCACGTGGCGCTGCAGGCGATGAACTAATCTCATTCAAGTAAAACATCAGGCGAAGGCGAACGTGGCAGCGAAACCAAAAGCATCAGGCAAATCAGGCAGCGCGGAAAAATCGAGTGGTGCGGCAAGAGTCGCGACCGGATCGGGCGGGAAAACTTTGGTGGTCGTCGAGTCACCAACGAAAGCAAAGACCATCCGCAAATTCTTAGGAAAAGATTTTATCGTCGAAAGCTGCATGGGTCATATTCGCGACCTTCCTCAGTCTTCGAAAGACATCCCTGAAAAGTTTAAAAAGCAAAAGTGGGCGCAGTTAGGTGTCGATACCGATCACGAGTTTGAACCAATTTACTGTGTCCCAAAGAATAAGACGAAGGTCGTTAGTCTTCTAAAAGAAAAGCTGAAAGAAGTAGATCAGCTGTTACTGGCGACGGACGAAGACCGTGAGGGAGAAAGTATCAGCTGGCATTTGGTGGAAACACTTAAGCCACAGGTGCCTTATCGCCGCATGGTCTTTAACGAGATCACGAAAGACGCGATCATCGAAGCGTTAAGCGACACGCGTGAAATAAATGCGAACCTTGTGCGAGCCCAAGAAGCGCGGCGTATTTTAGATCGTTTGGTTGGTTACACGATTTCGCCACTGCTTTGGAAAAAAGTCGCTTACGGGTTGTCTGCCGGCCGAGTGCAATCGGTCGCGGTCCGTATGATCGTCGAGCGCGAACATGAACGCATTCGCTTCCACAAATCGAGTTATTGGGATCTTGAATCTGAAAACGAAAAAGACGGAATCAGGTTTAAGTCTCGCCTCGTAATTTATGACGGAAAAAGAATTGCCACTGGAAAAGATTTTGATTCGACGACCGGGTCGCTTTTAGAAGAACGAAAAAAAGACACCTCAGCGCTTGATGAGCCGCGCGCGAAAACTTTACTGCAAGAGCTGAAGACACTCCCGTGGAAAGTCGTAGAAGCGGAAGAGAAGCCAGTTTCAAGAAGACCACCCGCGCCATTTATCACTTCGACTTTGCAGCAGGAAGCCAACCGCAAACTTGGTCTTTCAGCTCGCGAAGCGATGCAGGTCGCTCAGTCGTTGTACGAACAGGGTTTTATCACCTACATGCGTACGGATTCGACTTTTCTTTCGACTCAAGCTTTGGACGCGGCAAGAAACCGGATCAACAAGCTTTACGGAAAAGATTATTTACCGGATGTGCCCCGTACTTATGAGGATAAAAAAGCTCGCGGAGCGCAAGAGGCGCACGAAGCGATTCGTCCAGCGGGAACGGAAATGGTCACACCTGAGGAAACTGGTCTTACTGGTTTGCCTATGAAACTTTATGACCTCATTTGGAAGCGCACAATCGCAAGCCAAATGGTCAATGCTCGTCAGCGTCAGTTGTCGGTGAAGTTTGAAGTCGGCAAAGGTACGTTTTCTACTAGCGGGATGACCATTGAATTCCCTGGCTTCTTACGCGCCTACGTTGAAGGAAGCGACGACGAAACAGCGGCGCTAGAAGAAAAAGAAGTTCGCTTGCCAGCAATGGCTAAAGGCGATGCGGTAAAGTGCGACACCATGCTCGCGCAAGATCACGAAACAAAACCGCCAGCGCGCTTCACGGAAGCAAGTCTTGTTCAGACGATGGAACGCGAAGGTATTGGACGTCCGTCGACTTACGCCTCGATCATCGGGACAATTATCGATCGCGGTTATGTGCGAAAGGCCGGTAACGCGCTGGTTCCGACATTTACGGCGATGGTTGTCGCTAAACTACTGGGACAACATTTGCCGGAATTTGTGGACCTTCGATTCACCAGTGGTATGGAAGATTCGTTGGATGAAATCGCTCATGGCGATCTCGATTCGATCGAATATTTGAAAACGATTTATTTCGGCAAGGGATCGAAGTCCGCAGGGCTTAAATCGCTTGTTGAGAAACAAGAAAAGGAAATAGATCCGGGTGAGGCGCGGTCTATTAGTCTAGAAGGCTTAAAGGGATTAAGTTTCCGCGTCGGTCGCTATGGAGCCTATGTTTGCCGCGAAACAAAGGAGGGTGAACAGTGCGCTTCGATTCCGGATGCGCAGGCACCTTCGGAAATCACCGCCGAGATTGTCAACAAGCTGATCGACCAAAAACTAAATGGTTCGGACGCTCTTGGTAAAGATCCCAAATCTGGAATGCCGATTTATGTATTGAGCGGTCGCTATGGACCTTATGTGCAGCTTGGTGAATCGGAAGGCGAAGATGCGAAACCTAAACGCGTTTCGCTTCCGGCAGGCATGGAGCCTGAGCAAGTGACGATGGAAAAAGCCCTACAGCTTTTGGAACTACCAAAGCTTTTGGGAAATCACCCAGGCACCGGCAAAGAAATCAAAGCGGGACTTGGTAGATTTGGCCCTTACATTGTTCACGACGGTGATTTTCGCTCGATTCCAAAAGGCGAGAGCCTGTTTGAAGTCGGCCTCGATCGTGCGTTGGAACTATTGCTCAAGCCAAAACAAGGTCGCGGTCGCGCGGCCGCTCTTCGCGAACTTGGTCCTTTGCCAGGACGAGAAGATAAGGTTCAGGTCTTCGCTGGCCGATACGGGCCCTATGTGAAGCTTGGCAAAGTGAATGCGTCACTTCCTGAAGGCATGAAGCCTGAGGACATTACACTTGAGCAAGCCCTCGATTTAATTCGAGCCCGCGGTGGTGATGACAGTCCCGCCGGCGCTGAAGCGCCCAAAACCCCAGGTAAAGCTGGGAAGTCCAAATCAGGCGGAGTTGCAAAAAAAGCAGCTAGTAGCACTGGGGTAAAAAAGACGGCAGCTAAGAAATCGGCTCCGGTAAAAAAAGCGGGGACTGGCGTTTCCGTGGCAGTTGTGACCGCGGCGCCAAAGGCCGCCGCGAAGACTATCGTTCGCAAGTCCACATAGGCGCGACGCCCCATCTTTCGATGACACTGCATCGAACGAGGGCGAGAGCTTCGAAGGAGCGAGGCTCGCCCGAGACGCAGGCCCTTGGCGGGGCCCTCCTGTGGAGGGTCGCCAAGCCGTAGCGACATCGTCCGATCTTTCGATGCCACTGCATCGAAAGCAGCGCAGGCCGGTGGCCGTAGCGACATCATCCGATCTTTCGATGCCACTGCATCGAAAGCAGCGCAGGCCGGTGGCCGTAGCGACATCATCCGATCTTTCGATGCCACTGCATCGAAAGCAGCGCAGGCCGGTGGCCGTAGCGACATCATCCGATCTTTCGATGCCACTGCATCGAAAGCAGCGCAGGCCGGTGGCCGTAGCGACATCAAAAGACGCGGGTTGAAAACAGCCCGTGTTCGAGCTAGTTTCCGCCTCGATGACGGACCGCAACGCTGGCGACGGCCAGGACAGTCAAAAGCCGAAATTCGATATTTTGCCCGCGAACCAAGGTTCTCGAGCAAGCGTCTGGACGCCTCCGCCGCCCGAGCGAGGTCAACTCGAGCTTCCGATAGGCCGAGAAGTTGCACGCGACAGAAATGCAGATCGCGGTGGACGAAGCTTTTACTTTTTTGATTTTGACGACAACGTCGCCTTCCTCGCGACACCCATCATACTTTTTGAAAATGAAACGAAAAGAGAGCTGAAAGTTTCAAGCGGCGAGTACGCGCAGATTCATCGCGCGCTTGGTAAACCCGGACCCTATCAGAATTATCACTTGATCAATGACGACCAAGTAGGATCGTTCCGATGTTTTCGCGACCGTGACATAACATTTCTGGATCGACTTTTGGGTCGTAAGCAAATGTTTGTTCAGGATTTGGCAGCAGCACTTGGTTTGCCAGATGTCGACTGGAAGGGGCCATCGTGGAGTTGCTTTTATCATGCAGCGTTGAATCGGCGGCCGATGAGTGTCATCACAGCTCGAGGTCATTCGCCAGAAACTATTCGCGAGGGCGTTAAGCTTTTTGTAGATCGTCAATATCTGCCCCACGAGCCCAATTACCTCAGTATTTTTCCGGTAACCAATCCGACCGTTCGGAAGCAGCTTGGTTGTGATGACGGCTCGACCTCAGTCGCGGCTTTGAAGCGAGCAGCTATTCGAGAATCGGTCGAGCGAGCAGTTGGGGTTTACGGAAAAAGTGACTTCCATCGCTTTGGAATGTCAGATGACGACCCGCATAATGTTGAGCTGATCACCGCGGAGATGAAGGATCTAAAGGCAAAGTATCCGTCGATGTCGTTTTTTGTGATCGAAACTCAAGCTGGACGTTTCGTGAAGTGGGAAGTTTACGCTGACCACACTGAGGCAACGGTTTGTTCAACGAATGCCGATTTCCAGTCTTTTGAGCAGCTGACGCTTCTGCCTCCATAGGTATAAAGTTATGGGACCTGGGTGCTTCGCGCGTTTTGCCTGGCCCCAATTCCTGCTTTGTCTTCTGAAAGGAAGCGTCATGACGTCTAGCTCTCGGATTCGATTTGTACTTTCCTCGTTAGCGGTTGCAGGTGTGGCCACTGGAATTGCGGTTTCTGTTTCAGGCGCGCAATCAGTTCCAAATTCAGTCGCTCAACTTTCCGAGATTTCTCGCCCGGGTGGAACTAAGTTAGTCTGCGAGAATGTCCGCCGAATTCAGGACAAATTTTTTGATCAGCACATCCTCTTTAAGAATCCAGACGCAGAAATCGAAAAACGTGTTGTGGATCAATTCGTAAAGCGATTGGACGCCGCGAAACTTTATTTGCGTCAGCCCGATGTGGACCTCGTGAAAAAACAAATGAAGGGGCTCTTTAAGGCTCTCGAGAACGACAACTGTTCGGCGATCTTTGAAGCGTACTCGCTATTAGAGAAACGCGTCCAAGAACGTGTCGACTTCGCGAAAACTACGCTCAACGCAAAGGACTTTAAGTTTGATTCCAAGACGACTCTGACTTTGGATCCTGACGCACGCAAGTATCCAGCGACCGTAGTGGAACAGAATGAATACCAAAAAAAATATCTACAGTTCCAACTTTCGAATCAGTTGGCGATAGGATTGAAGCAAGATGAAGCAGTTGCCCAGGTCATCCGGACTTATGAACGAGGGATGAAGCGCATAGTGGAGCAAGACAAAGAGCTCCGTCTTGCGGACTATCTCGAGTCGTTTGGACGTGGACTTGATCCGCATACCTCTTATTTCTCGAAAGACACATTAGAAGATTTTGAAGTTCAGATGTCGCTGTCGCTAGAGGGGATCGGCGCTTCGCTTTCTTCACAAGATGGTTTCACGGTCGTGGAACAGCTGCTTGACGGAGGAAGTGCGAAGGCGTCTGGGATCGTACAACCGCAAGACAAAATCGTCGCAGTTGGCCAGTTCAAACCAGATGGTGCGGAAGACCAAATGGAAAATGTTGTTGAAATGGATTTGCGTGAGGTCGTGCGGCGAATTCGCGGACCGAAGGGAACAAAAGTTCGCCTGCAACTTCTTCGTCAAAAAACGGACGGCTCGAAAGAACGTCTTTTAGTTACCCTCTCGCGAGACAAAATTAAGTTAGAAGAAGATGCGGCCCAGCTTTCAATGCAAACGCGTGAGGTTGATGGCAAATCGGTTCCTATTGCAGTTTTAAATCTTCCTTCTTTTTACTCGGACGGTCGTCGCGGCGGGCGCTCGGCTGCTTCTGATATGAAGAAGCTTCTGGTCGAAGCGCGCGAAAAAGGCGCGAAAGGTTTAGTCTTGGATGTGTCTACCAACGGCGGTGGGTCTCTCGACGACGCAGTCAAAATCGCGGGACTCTTTTTCAAACAAGGAAATGTCGTAAAACAATCCAGTCGCGATGCTGATGGACCGGCGCTCACGCTGGCTGATCGAGATAGCACAGTGGACTGGAGCGGACCACTAGTGGTTCTAACAAGTCGACTTTCCGCTTCGGCGAGTGAAATTGTCGCAGGAACACTGAAGGACTATAAACGCGCAGTGATCGTCGGCGCCGATCATACTTTCGGTAAAGGAAGCGTGCAGTCTGTTCAAGAGCTTCCGCCTGGATTAGGCGCAGTGAAAACTACTGTTGGCTGGTTCTTTACGCCCGGAGGATTTTCGACACAGTGGCGCGGGGTGGACTCGGACATTATATTTCCTAGCCCATTTTCTACCGATGAGATTGGCGAGAAGAGTTTGGATTACTCTCTGAAGCCCCAAAAGTTGGATGAGTTTCGTTCGAAGGAAGCGAAAGTTGCAACCGGGCCAGATGCTTGGGCCGAAGTTACTGATGGCGATTTGCAAAAACTGAAATCGCGATCGAATGTACGGATCGGGAAAAACCCGGAGTTTAAGAAGATCCAGGCGGAAATCAAAAAGGCGAAAGCGCGGGGAAAAGTCATCAAACTTGCCGAATCCTTAAAAGAGTCGAAGGAGCGCAAGGACGAAAATGATCAAAAGAAAAATTGGGGTAAAGACGAAAAAGTCGCCGAGTATCTTAAGCGAGCCGATCTCCAAGAAGCGCTCAACATTGCGGCAGAACTTTTTGCACTACAGAATCGCGTTCCGCTGAACAAAGTCATTATTCCTCCACCACCTCCGGCGACGAAGGTCGCGGCAGTGGCAGCGCCGAAGAAGGGCGAATCGGACCCGGCGTCGGCCACAAAGTCGGGCAACGAGCCCATGGGGACGATTAAACGCGATGAGGGTGCGGGGTCTGTTTCTCCTTAGCCAAAGGCTTTCACAATAAGTCATAGTTAAACGAGGTAACGGGCCCAACAGAAGGGGCCCGTCTTATTTTGACAATACCCTAGGTCTTCGTTAACCCATTTGGGTCTAAGATTCCGGTTTGGTTTGGAGGATTCATGAGTCCGACTCCGTCGACAAAAAGTCTCAGTAAAAAAGCGAAAATGAAGGGTGCTACCAAAGCTCC harbors:
- a CDS encoding AgmX/PglI C-terminal domain-containing protein, with translation MKTILVAVAVFLLSACGTGPLIKSSEESDKAKGIRLAIRENVRLIQACYEAELKQDAGFSGELTMEWDIDDKGVASNVNRKSGSIIKESMVRCVAKQIEGIEFSPSEPGNVTTVSYPFKFLQ
- a CDS encoding RNA-binding transcriptional accessory protein, with amino-acid sequence MSAVSLTPISFAAFREKFISGVSLKAAQAVLELAAEGGTVPFIARYRKEKTGGLDEVEIRAVIEGNETLGELNKRREFVMTEIHGQGNLTDELKARITTCMELGDLEEIYRPYKKKKKTKATLAREAGLEPLADWIWKIGHMEVTPEVTLEIKAKDFLNIPAGIATYDLALKGAQDIVVEKLSNDPVLRERIRANFFDHGKIVSKKAKGFKPHSKYEMYAEFAEPVKSLAEKKASHRYLAMRRGWAEEELTVGVEGDEAGNLQAFERSTYTPAADKAVATNAEIGKVIEFLKTCAKLAYTVHVHPSISNEVHRVLKDNADKDAITVFAENVRKVLLGSPFGPKCVLGIDPGLRTGCKVALIDKQGNFISNTVLQILGEGAHEKAKALFAEVTMQISIDAIAVGNGTGGREAETFIRKVLKEIGVETPVILVSESGASVYSASDVAREEFPELDLTVRGAISIARRLQDPLAELVKVDPKSIGVGQYQHDVSQTALKKSLGEVVESCVNGVGVDLNTASAPLLSYVAGIGPALAKSIVEQRKTSGLFADRDQLMKVPRFSAKVYEQCAGFLRIPTGKHPLDATGVHPERYAAVRDMAAELGVPVTGLLGDGAKKLLSLREKWSKIIGEFTFDDIARELEKPGRDPRDPFKVFAFRDDIFEVKDLKEGMICPGIVTNVTNFGAFVDIGVHQDGLVHISELSTKFVDDPRKVANPGDQVTIRVLGVDMEKTQISLSMILEADSPRERAPREQRVPRAEAGRGGGRGAKREAPAAPAPTPTPGPRVGGPQPRAAGDQTRDGARDSGSRPTPRGPGPIQPAGSGGGDSGGSGLGRERGGRVAHIGSNTSGPRQQGGGPRGGQPFNNPFAALLNNDSKSNQKR
- a CDS encoding carboxy terminal-processing peptidase, which gives rise to MTSSSRIRFVLSSLAVAGVATGIAVSVSGAQSVPNSVAQLSEISRPGGTKLVCENVRRIQDKFFDQHILFKNPDAEIEKRVVDQFVKRLDAAKLYLRQPDVDLVKKQMKGLFKALENDNCSAIFEAYSLLEKRVQERVDFAKTTLNAKDFKFDSKTTLTLDPDARKYPATVVEQNEYQKKYLQFQLSNQLAIGLKQDEAVAQVIRTYERGMKRIVEQDKELRLADYLESFGRGLDPHTSYFSKDTLEDFEVQMSLSLEGIGASLSSQDGFTVVEQLLDGGSAKASGIVQPQDKIVAVGQFKPDGAEDQMENVVEMDLREVVRRIRGPKGTKVRLQLLRQKTDGSKERLLVTLSRDKIKLEEDAAQLSMQTREVDGKSVPIAVLNLPSFYSDGRRGGRSAASDMKKLLVEAREKGAKGLVLDVSTNGGGSLDDAVKIAGLFFKQGNVVKQSSRDADGPALTLADRDSTVDWSGPLVVLTSRLSASASEIVAGTLKDYKRAVIVGADHTFGKGSVQSVQELPPGLGAVKTTVGWFFTPGGFSTQWRGVDSDIIFPSPFSTDEIGEKSLDYSLKPQKLDEFRSKEAKVATGPDAWAEVTDGDLQKLKSRSNVRIGKNPEFKKIQAEIKKAKARGKVIKLAESLKESKERKDENDQKKNWGKDEKVAEYLKRADLQEALNIAAELFALQNRVPLNKVIIPPPPPATKVAAVAAPKKGESDPASATKSGNEPMGTIKRDEGAGSVSP
- a CDS encoding HAD-IIB family hydrolase → MMKPLASFTNSEVHTVFTDIDDTITDEGQLHAAAYESLWRLHENGIRVVPVTGRPAGWCEMIARFWPVHGIIGENGGFYFRYHDRKMKRHFVFNEATMKANREKLELIKYEVLRNVRGCAIASDQFSRLMDLAVDFAEDVGPLPDSDINQIVSIFEKHGAVAKVSSIHVNGWFGSYDKLSMTKEYCSRELGFAFDSGQNGIAFCGDSPNDEPMFGAFQSSFAVANITKFTDRLKSKPAFVAQREGGKGFVQIVDRLLELKK
- a CDS encoding AgmX/PglI C-terminal domain-containing protein, whose translation is MKALLAVAVLLLSACGTGSQFKWEESGASKAIRRPIEENLGLFKLCLEDERKRNPDFEGDLTMDWQIDDQGIASKAMRRLGSIRDGDFVRCVGEKIEAIKFSPAEPGKTLSVTYPFQFQRKSN
- the topA gene encoding type I DNA topoisomerase; this encodes MAAKPKASGKSGSAEKSSGAARVATGSGGKTLVVVESPTKAKTIRKFLGKDFIVESCMGHIRDLPQSSKDIPEKFKKQKWAQLGVDTDHEFEPIYCVPKNKTKVVSLLKEKLKEVDQLLLATDEDREGESISWHLVETLKPQVPYRRMVFNEITKDAIIEALSDTREINANLVRAQEARRILDRLVGYTISPLLWKKVAYGLSAGRVQSVAVRMIVEREHERIRFHKSSYWDLESENEKDGIRFKSRLVIYDGKRIATGKDFDSTTGSLLEERKKDTSALDEPRAKTLLQELKTLPWKVVEAEEKPVSRRPPAPFITSTLQQEANRKLGLSAREAMQVAQSLYEQGFITYMRTDSTFLSTQALDAARNRINKLYGKDYLPDVPRTYEDKKARGAQEAHEAIRPAGTEMVTPEETGLTGLPMKLYDLIWKRTIASQMVNARQRQLSVKFEVGKGTFSTSGMTIEFPGFLRAYVEGSDDETAALEEKEVRLPAMAKGDAVKCDTMLAQDHETKPPARFTEASLVQTMEREGIGRPSTYASIIGTIIDRGYVRKAGNALVPTFTAMVVAKLLGQHLPEFVDLRFTSGMEDSLDEIAHGDLDSIEYLKTIYFGKGSKSAGLKSLVEKQEKEIDPGEARSISLEGLKGLSFRVGRYGAYVCRETKEGEQCASIPDAQAPSEITAEIVNKLIDQKLNGSDALGKDPKSGMPIYVLSGRYGPYVQLGESEGEDAKPKRVSLPAGMEPEQVTMEKALQLLELPKLLGNHPGTGKEIKAGLGRFGPYIVHDGDFRSIPKGESLFEVGLDRALELLLKPKQGRGRAAALRELGPLPGREDKVQVFAGRYGPYVKLGKVNASLPEGMKPEDITLEQALDLIRARGGDDSPAGAEAPKTPGKAGKSKSGGVAKKAASSTGVKKTAAKKSAPVKKAGTGVSVAVVTAAPKAAAKTIVRKST